In Streptomyces sp. NBC_01717, one DNA window encodes the following:
- a CDS encoding N,N-dimethylformamidase beta subunit family domain-containing protein, giving the protein MGAEQIRRWESGALAHAVSDPFGQGPLPWLRGSENYFDDTGQVVPWYADLALARGTGGGTRTADDVHRQIKGFISTGAAAPGEAIDFHITVDPPQQFSVDIYRIGHYGGDGAAKITTSPRLSGIVQPPPLTADRTVSCHHWWQSWRLQIPTYWSIGAYVAVLTTADGYRSHIPFTVRDDHPADLLLVLPDITWQAYNLYPEDGRTGASLYHAWDEQGRLLGEEDAAVTVSFDRPYAGAGLPLHVGHAYDFIRWAERYGYDIAYADTRDLHAGRIDVGRYRGLVFPGHDEYWSVPMRRTVEAAREGGTSLVFLSANTMYWQVSLSPSPSGVPDRLLTCRKRRGPGKPALWREVDRAEQQLLGIQYAGRVPDPHPLVVRNAEHWLWDATGADEGDEIDGLVAGEADRYFPRTTLPQHENRILLAHSPYQDSEGATRHQETSLYRAPSGALVFASGTFAWSPALDRPGHVDPRIQRATANLLDRICKHA; this is encoded by the coding sequence ATGGGGGCGGAGCAGATTCGTCGGTGGGAATCGGGTGCCCTGGCGCATGCCGTCTCCGACCCCTTCGGCCAGGGCCCCCTCCCCTGGCTGCGCGGCAGCGAGAACTACTTCGACGACACCGGCCAGGTCGTCCCCTGGTACGCCGATCTCGCCCTGGCCCGAGGTACCGGAGGCGGCACCCGTACCGCCGACGACGTGCACCGCCAGATCAAGGGCTTCATCTCGACCGGCGCGGCGGCACCCGGCGAGGCGATCGACTTCCACATCACCGTGGACCCGCCCCAGCAGTTCTCCGTGGACATCTACCGGATCGGCCATTACGGCGGCGACGGCGCCGCCAAGATCACCACCAGCCCGCGGCTCTCCGGCATCGTCCAGCCGCCCCCGCTCACCGCCGACCGGACCGTCTCCTGCCACCACTGGTGGCAGTCCTGGCGGCTGCAGATCCCCACCTACTGGTCGATCGGCGCCTATGTCGCCGTGCTCACCACGGCCGACGGATACCGCTCCCACATCCCTTTCACGGTGCGTGACGACCACCCGGCGGATCTGCTGCTCGTCCTGCCGGACATCACCTGGCAGGCGTACAACCTCTACCCCGAGGACGGCCGCACCGGCGCCAGCCTCTACCACGCCTGGGACGAGCAGGGCCGGCTCCTGGGCGAGGAGGACGCCGCGGTCACCGTCTCCTTCGACCGCCCGTACGCGGGTGCCGGTCTGCCGCTCCATGTCGGTCATGCCTACGACTTCATCCGCTGGGCCGAGCGGTACGGCTACGACATCGCGTACGCCGACACCCGAGATCTGCACGCGGGCCGGATCGACGTCGGCCGCTACCGGGGCCTGGTCTTCCCGGGCCACGACGAGTACTGGTCGGTCCCGATGCGCCGCACGGTGGAGGCCGCCCGGGAAGGCGGCACCTCGCTGGTCTTCCTCTCCGCCAACACCATGTACTGGCAGGTCAGCCTCTCCCCGTCGCCGTCCGGCGTACCGGACCGGCTGCTCACCTGCCGCAAGCGCCGTGGCCCGGGGAAGCCCGCGCTCTGGCGCGAGGTCGACCGGGCCGAGCAGCAACTCCTCGGCATCCAGTACGCGGGCCGGGTCCCCGACCCCCACCCCCTGGTCGTACGGAACGCGGAGCACTGGCTCTGGGACGCGACCGGGGCCGACGAGGGCGACGAGATCGACGGACTGGTCGCGGGCGAGGCCGACCGCTACTTCCCGCGCACCACACTCCCCCAGCACGAGAACCGCATCCTGCTCGCCCACTCCCCCTACCAGGACAGCGAAGGCGCGACGCGCCACCAGGAGACGTCCCTGTACCGGGCCCCTTCAGGCGCCCTCGTCT